A single window of Alosa alosa isolate M-15738 ecotype Scorff River chromosome 11, AALO_Geno_1.1, whole genome shotgun sequence DNA harbors:
- the LOC125303423 gene encoding uncharacterized protein LOC125303423 produces the protein MHSVGVQSAPLKTTSVGTQLSMGSLKTAHMRSKGIQTKLPLLSVGTGIISGIDSPLASTPIKGPGCRPSKRPRLELEDEEESDSSNEFHKEPLDSTYNPGDSVLTEESDISFETQSTHDEEKYIVFESCLKQLFENCPVCKKGCNLQRRRMGTYVAFTQRCQHCSYFREWESQPMVGSTPVGNLQLSAATYFTGTSFIQLEKLCKAMQLQIFQYDTFKRHARNYMEPAIVHKWKMDQQSHFQHQLHLGGVVAVGGDMRADSPGHSAKFGSYTLMNLESNTIMDIQLVQSNEVGGSYHMEKEGLKRCLDHLESNGLKVDYIVTDRHPQIQKFLRERSVTQFYDVWHFEKGSVALHKAEKILLNKRVLKDVERLSHHHQTSSLESFHSLILRFAPKNVVFPFMGMCR, from the exons ATGCATTCTGTGGGAGTACAAAGTGCGCCATTGAAGACGACCTCAGTCGGCACACAGTTGTCCATGGGATCGCTGAAAACGGCACACATGAGAAGCAAAG GTATCCAGACAAAGCTGCCTCTTCTCAGTGTAGGCACTGGAATCATTTCTGGTATAGACTCACCACTGGCGTCTACACCAATAAAGGGCCCAGGCTGTCGACCTAGCAAGAGACCACGGCTTGAGttggaggacgaggaggagagcGACTCCTCAAATGAATTTCATAAGGAGCCTCTGGACTCGACTTACAACCCTGGAGATTCTGTACTTACAGAGGAATCTGACATCTC GTTTGAGACACAGTCCACACATGATGAGGAAAAGTATATTGTTTTTGAAAGCTGCCTCAAACAGCTGTTTGAAAACTGTCCAGTGTGTAAGAAGGGCTGTAATCTCCAACGACGAAGGATGGGAACCTATGTGGCTTTCACTCAGCGATGTCAACACTGCAGTTACTTCAGAGAGTGGGAGAGTCAGCCCATGGTTGGAAGTACCCCTGTCGGCAACCTACAACTTTCTGCGGCTACCTACTTTACAGGGACCTCCTTCATCCAACTGGAAAAG CTGTGCAAGGCCATGCAACTCCAGATATTTCAGTATGACACCTTCAAAAGGCATGCAAGGAATTACATGGAACCGGCTATTGTTCATAAGTGGAAGATGGATCAGCAGAGTCATTTCCAGCATCAATTGCACCTTGGTGGGGTGGTTGCAGTAGGAGGAGACATGAGGGCTGATTCTCCAG gGCACTCCGCAAAGTTTGGCAGCTACACTCTAATGAATCTGGAGAGCAACACCATTATGGACATCCAACTTGTTCAG AGCAATGAAGTAGGTGGCAGCTATCATATGGAGAAGGAAGGACTGAAAAGATGCCTAGATCATCTGGAGTCGAATGGATTGAAGGTGGATTACATTGTGACAGACCGTCATCCACAGATCCAGAAATTTCTGAGGGAACGCAGCGTAACTCAGTTCTATGACGTTTGGCACTTTGAGAAAG GATCAGTTGCACTTCACAAAGCTGAGAAAATACTGCTCAACAAGAGAGTCCTGAAGGATGTAGAGAGACTCAGCCACCATCACCAGACCTCATCACTAGAGTCCTTCCACAGCCTGATACTACGTTTTGCACCAAAGAATGTAGTTTTCCCCTTCATGGGAATGTGCAGGTAA
- the slc13a1 gene encoding solute carrier family 13 member 1: MRGQGIWIYRHLILIILTPLLLLPIPLIYNTKVAECAFTLLLMGVYWLTEALPVSITALIPAMLFPLFGIMKSSQVAAVFFKDFHLLLTGVICLATAIEKWGLHRRIALGLISIVGVNPGRLMFGSMVGCAFLSMWLSNTSAVAMVMPIVEAVLKQIVTAEGEARELRKRALTGTSNLGLQLDEMDRQDEKAKENMSVDPSVEKVDITIEKSIPDNQGSPCDSEAQCTPSQGYYRTRQDHLMCKGLSLCIAYSASIGGMTALTGSSTNMIFAEYMHQLYPDCNSINFGNWFIFCLPISFISLFLSWIWLHWLYLGSDFRSVLHSKAGNNERETAVAKVLQEEYKALGPISRQEIISLAIFSMMVLLWFTRKPGFMPGWSSLFPDYPGYATDATVALLMGLLFFIIPAQVSTDNYETLITWKDFQSCMPWEICLLVGGGFALAEGTQASGLSYWMAKLLVPLGVLPKIATITIVCVIVTCVTEVASNSATITIFLPILAPLAESIHVNPLYMLIPATLSVSFSFLLPSANPPNAIVFSYGHLTTWDMIKAGVGVNVISVLGLLLGTSTWGIPLFNLDIYPDWATNHPMTNSSIIPH; this comes from the exons ATGAGAGGCCAGGGCATATGGATTTACCGCCATCTCATTCTCATCATCCTCACCCCTTTGCTGCTGCTACCCATCCCACTCATTTACAACACCAAG GTTGCAGAATGTGCCTTTACTCTTTTACTGATGGGGGTCTACTGGCTCACCGAGGCTTTGCCTGTGTCCATTACAGCCCTGATTCCTGCAATGCTTTTTCCTTTGTTTGGCATAATGAAATCTTCACAG GTGGCAGCAGTGTTCTTTAAGgacttccacctcctcctcactgGAGTGATTTGCCTCGCCACAGCCATTGAGAAGTGGGGCCTTCATAGGAGGATTGCCCTGGGTCTCATCAGCATAGTTGGAGTTAATCCTGGACG ACTCATGTTTGGCTCCATGGTTGGATGTGCCTTCCTGTCGATGTGGCTAAGCAACACCTCAGCAGTCGCTATGGTGATGCCCATTGTGGAAGCTGTGTTGAAGCAGATTGTCACAGCTGAGGGTGAGGCCAGAGAGCTGCGTAAGCGAGCGCTAACAGGCACCTCCAACCTGGGCTTACAGCTTGACG AAATGGACAGACAAGATGAGAAGGCTAAAGAAAATATGAG TGTTGATCCTTCTGTGGAGAAAGTTGACATTACTATTGAAAAATCTATTCCAGACAATCAA GGTTCACCCTGTGACTCTGAGGCACAATGTACACCATCACAGGGATACTACCGCACCCGACAGGACCATCTGATGTGTAAAGGCCTTTCTCTGTGCATTGCCTATTCAGCCTCAATTGGTGGTATGACCGCACTAACAGGGTCATCCACCAACATGATCTTTGCAGAGTACATGCATCA ATTATATCCTGACTGCAACTCTATCAACTTTGGGAACTGGTTCATCTTCTGCTTGCCGATTAGctttatttctcttttcttATCCTGGATCTGGCTACACTGGCTATACTTGGGCTCAGA TTTCCGTTCAGTTCTGCATTCCAAGGCAGGCAacaacgagagagagacagcagtggCCAAGGTCCTGCAGGAAGAATACAAAGCACTCGGGCCAATAAG TCGTCAGGAGATCATCTCCTTAGCAATCTTCTCCATGATGGTACTGCTATGGTTCACCAGGAAGCCAGGCTTCATGCCAGGCTGGTCATCCCTGTTCCCAGA CTATCCTGGATATGCCACCGATGCCACTGTGGCCCTTCTGATGGGCTTACTGTTCTTCATCATCCCAGCTCAAGTAAGCACTGATAACTATG AGACCTTGATCACATGGAAAGACTTTCAGTCCTGTATGCCTTGGGAAATTTGTCTTCTTGTGGGGGGTGGTTTTGCACTGGCTGAGGGCACACAG gcatctGGTCTGTCATACTGGATGGCAAAACTGCTGGTTCCTTTGGGGGTTCTTCCTAAAATTGCGACCATCACTATTGTCTGTGTCATAGTGACCTGTGTTACTGAAGTGGCCAGCAACTCTGCCACCATCACCATATTCCTGCCCATTCTTGCACCTCTG GCTGAGAGCATCCATGTGAACCCCCTCTACATGCTCATACCAGCCACCCTGAGTGTATCCTTCTCCTTCCTGCTTCCATCTGCTAACCCTCCAAATGCCATCGTCTTCAGTTATGGCCATCTGACCACCTGGGATATG ATTAAAGCCGGCGTTGGTGTGAATGTTATCAGTGTTTTGGGATTGTTGCTTGGTACCAGTACATGGGGTATACCATTATTTAACCTGGACATTTACCCTGATTGGGCTACCAACCACCCAATGACTAACTCCTCTATAATCCCACACTGA